One Oncorhynchus clarkii lewisi isolate Uvic-CL-2024 chromosome 31, UVic_Ocla_1.0, whole genome shotgun sequence DNA segment encodes these proteins:
- the LOC139390869 gene encoding protocadherin beta-16-like: MEHKIFTVTGLVCGFVFFLRPLHSANGDVSYSFPEEMKRGSVIGNIAKDLGLKASGLSARKARIDTEGNQKRYCDINLSTGDLIVAERIDREGLCGNKALCVLKQELVLENPLELHRISLHVQDINDNAPQFNEEMIDMEIWESAAKGTRFSLEEAHDTDIGQNSVQRYTLERNDNFVLIVDSHTVDLVLEKELDREQKQDVKLLLTAVDGGSPQKSGTVLIHVTVLDANDNAPVFSKAVYKASLPENSPLDTVVVTVSAADADDGANGEITYDFGHVSEDVKKIFSIDRKTGDIRVIGTIDFEEFSSFELRIKAKDGLGLASYSKVIIDITDVNDNAPVIYLQSLTNPIPENASPGTEVGIINVQDRDSENNRQVRCSIQQNLPFKLVPSIKNYYSLVTTGELDRELVSDYNITITATDEGSPPLSSSKTVPLSVADVNDNPPVFEEQSYKAHVTENNKPGSSVCSVTARDPDWRQNGTVIYSLFPAEVNGVQVSSFLSVKGDTGVIHAVRSFDYEQFRSFKFQVVARDNGSPPLSSNVTVSVFITDVNDNSPQILYPALEGKSFMTELVPKAAHGGSLVSKVIAVDADSGQNAWLSYHIVKSTDPGLFTIGLHSGEIRTQRDISESDSMKQNLIVSVKDNGQPSLSATCTMYLVISDNLAEVPELKDVSYDENNSKLTSYLIITLVSVSTFFFTFIIVILTVKFCRRRKPRLLFDGAVAIPSAYLPPNYPEVDGAGTLRSTYNYDAYLTTGSRTSDFKFVRSYNDNTLLVDQTLRTTPTIFAEAFDDSQGSPETGELFTSLPFDYQQASHYKVGVTAQDDEDLLLLEAPKSYLVTKVVAVDADSGHNVWLS; encoded by the coding sequence ATGGAGCACAAAATATTCACAGTGACAGGCCTGGTCTGTGGCTTTGTTTTCTTTCTTCGACCGCTGCACTCCGCCAATGGAGACGTGAGCTATTCTTTTCCGGAGGAGATGAAACGAGGATCTGTTATTGGAAATATAGCCAAGGATCTCGGGCTAAAGGCGAGCGGACTGTCCGCTCGTAAGGCCCGTATTGATACCGAAGGAAACCAAAAACGGTATTGTGACATTAATCTGAGTACCGGAGATTTGATTGTTGCGGAGAGAATTGACAGAGAGGGGCTTTGTGGCAATAAGGCTTTGTGCGTTTTAAAACAGGAACTTGTGTTGGAGAATCCTTTGGAGCTGCACCGTATTAGTCTTCATGTTCAAGATATTAATGATAACGCACCGCAATTTAACGAGGAGATGATAGATATGGAAATATGGGAATCTGCAGCTAAAGGCACTCGATTCTCATTGGAGGAGGCTCATGACACGGATATAGGACAGAACTCAGTTCAAAGATACACACTTGAAAGGAATGACAATTTCGTTTTGATTGTAGATAGTCATACTGTGGATCTTGTTCTAGAGAAGGAGCTTGATCGAGAACAAAAGCAGGATGTTAAATTATTGCTTACAGCTGTAGACGGAGGCTCTCCGCAGAAATCAGGTACTGTACTCATACACGTCACTGTACTGGATGCTAACGATAACGCCCCAGTGTTTAGCAAGGCCGTCTATAAAGCCAGTCTGCCTGAAAACTCCCCtttagatactgtagtggttacaGTGAGTGCTGCGGATGCAGATGACGGAGCAAATGGGGAGATCACGTATGACTTCGGTCATGTTTCAGAAGACGTAAAGAAAATATTTTCTATCGACCGTAAAACAGGAGACATACGAGTTATTGGCACTATAGATTTTGAAGAATTTTCATCATTTGAATTGCGAATCAAAGCTAAGGATGGTTTAGGGTTAGCATCATATTCTAAAGTCATAATAGACATCACAGATGTTAATGACAACGCTCCTGTGATTTATCTACAATCTCTAACTAACCCCATACCCGAGAACGCGTCACCTGGTACAGAGGTGGGCATCATTAACGTGCAGGATAGAGACTCTGAGAATAACCGACAGGTCCGCTGCTCCATTCAGCAAAATCTTCCCTTTAAGCTGGTGCCATCCATCAAAAACTACTATTCTTTGGTGACCACGGGCGAACTGGACCGTGAACTAGTGTCTGATTACAACATTACAATCACTGCCACCGACGAGGGCTCTCCACCTCTATCCTCCTCTAAAACTGTTCCGTTATCTGTAGCTGACGTCAACGACAACCCACCTGTGTTTGAGGAACAGTCCTATAAAGCCCACGTGACTGAAAATAACAAACCCGGTTCCTCCGTGTGTTCTGTTACTGCACGGGACCCAGACTGGAGACAGAATGGGACAGTGATTTATTCTCTCTTTCCCGCTGAGGTGAACGGTGTCCAAGTGTCCTCGTTTTTATCCGTTAAAGGAGACACGGGGGTGATCCACGCTGTGAGGTCGTTTGATTACGAGCAATTCAGGAGTTTTAAATTCCAGGTGGTGGCCAGGGACAACGGTTCTCCTCCGCTCAGCAGCAACGTCACGGTCAGTGTGTTCATAACGGATGTGAATGACAACTCTCCTCAGATACTATACCCCGCTCTGGAGGGGAAATCCTTCATGACCGAACTGGTCCCCAAAGCTGCGCACGGGGGCTCTCTGGTTTCCAAGGTGATTGCGGTGGACGCGGACTCCGGCCAGAACGCCTGGCTTTCTTATCATATAGTCAAATCCACTGATCCGGGACTTTTCACTATTGGTCTCCACAGCGGAGAGATCAGGACACAGCGGGACATTTCTGAATCTGACAGCATGAAACAGAACCTCATTGTGTCAGTGAAAGATAACGgacaaccctctctctctgccacctgtACAATGTATTTGGTGATTTCTGATAACTTGGCTGAAGTACCAGAACTGAAAGATGTATCTTATGATGAAAACAATTCCAAACTCACCTCTTATCTGATCATCACGCTGGTGTCCGTCTCCACCTTTTTCTTCACCTTCATTATTGTCATCCTGACCGTGAAGTTTTGCCGCAGGAGAAAGCCCAGACTGTTGTTTGACGGAGCGGTCGCCATCCCCAGCGCGTATCTCCCTCCCAACTACCCAGAGGTGGATGGCGCCGGAACTCTCCGCAGCACATACAATTATGACGCATACCTGACGACGGGATCGCGCACAAGTGACTTCAAGTTCGTCAGATCTTACAATGACAACACGCTGCTTGTGGACCAGACTCTGAGAACAACTCCAACAATCTTTGCTGAAGCATTTGATGACTCCCAGGGGTCCCCAGAG